From Rubripirellula reticaptiva, the proteins below share one genomic window:
- the purM gene encoding phosphoribosylformylglycinamidine cyclo-ligase, which translates to MAATYKDAGVDLDVYAESMSRLPRLMHRTFSPRVIPSDGGFAGLFQLDFAGKLFARNYRDPVLVSGTDGVGTKLKIAQVTGRHETVGIDLVAMCVNDLLCTGAEPLFFLDYVAMGKDDPARLEKIVQGISDGCVAGDMALLGGETAIMPDMYAVEDYDLAGFAVGVVERKRLIDGKQISEGDVVLGIQSSGLHSNGFSLVRKVIADAGLGWDDSPKALGGKTLAEVCLTPTKIYTKSIRAVQSHYRVKQVLHGLAHITGGGFEENLDRILPKNVDAIIDSDSWTPQPIFKWLQETGEVETSEMRRVFNMGIGMAAVVSEFYAVNIASQIQAEGIECQPIGKIVSGTGKVQYAK; encoded by the coding sequence ATGGCAGCCACCTACAAAGATGCGGGCGTCGACCTGGACGTCTATGCTGAATCGATGAGCCGATTGCCGCGGCTGATGCATCGTACTTTTAGCCCGCGTGTGATCCCCAGCGATGGTGGTTTCGCGGGGCTGTTCCAGCTCGATTTTGCGGGGAAGCTTTTTGCACGCAACTATCGCGACCCGGTTTTGGTCAGCGGCACTGATGGTGTCGGCACCAAATTAAAGATCGCCCAAGTCACGGGGCGTCACGAAACCGTCGGCATTGATTTGGTCGCCATGTGCGTCAACGATCTGCTGTGCACCGGTGCCGAACCGCTGTTCTTTTTGGATTATGTCGCGATGGGGAAAGATGACCCGGCGCGATTGGAAAAAATTGTCCAAGGAATCAGCGACGGCTGCGTTGCCGGCGACATGGCACTATTGGGCGGCGAAACGGCGATCATGCCTGACATGTACGCCGTTGAAGATTACGACTTGGCCGGTTTCGCAGTCGGCGTGGTCGAACGGAAACGTCTAATCGATGGCAAACAAATCAGCGAAGGCGACGTCGTGCTTGGGATCCAGTCTAGTGGTCTGCACAGCAACGGATTTTCGCTAGTGCGAAAAGTCATCGCTGACGCCGGACTCGGATGGGACGATTCGCCTAAGGCACTCGGTGGTAAAACGCTGGCCGAAGTCTGTTTGACGCCCACAAAGATTTACACCAAATCGATCCGCGCTGTTCAGTCGCACTATCGAGTCAAACAAGTGCTGCACGGGCTGGCCCACATTACCGGTGGTGGCTTCGAAGAAAATCTTGATCGGATTCTGCCAAAGAACGTTGACGCGATCATCGACTCGGATTCGTGGACGCCGCAGCCGATCTTCAAATGGCTGCAGGAAACTGGCGAAGTTGAAACGTCGGAAATGCGCCGAGTCTTCAACATGGGTATTGGGATGGCGGCAGTTGTCAGTGAATTTTACGCGGTTAACATTGCGTCGCAAATTCAAGCCGAGGGCATCGAATGCCAACCAATCGGCAAGATCGTCAGTGGTACCGGCAAGGTTCAGTACGCAAAGTAG
- the aroH gene encoding chorismate mutase, with translation MTVCRGVRGATTVEIDDRDQILTATRQMLGLIIRRNGIETKDLASAQFTVTSDLSAEFPALAARQLGWIEVPLLCGYEISVPGSLPLCIRILLHWNTDKSQSEIQHVYLHEAVRLRPDLNSLPAVDFDELEQWINERMEE, from the coding sequence ATGACCGTTTGCCGAGGCGTCCGCGGGGCGACCACCGTTGAAATCGATGATCGTGACCAAATTCTGACGGCGACACGCCAAATGTTGGGGCTGATCATTCGCCGCAATGGCATCGAGACAAAAGACTTGGCCAGTGCCCAGTTTACGGTGACCAGCGATTTGAGCGCAGAATTTCCTGCTTTGGCGGCTCGACAGTTAGGTTGGATCGAAGTGCCGTTGCTGTGCGGCTATGAAATCTCGGTTCCGGGATCGTTGCCTCTTTGCATCCGAATTTTGCTGCATTGGAATACTGATAAGTCGCAGTCGGAAATTCAGCATGTGTACCTGCATGAGGCTGTGCGACTGAGGCCTGATCTGAATTCATTGCCAGCGGTCGATTTTGATGAGCTTGAGCAGTGGATCAACGAACGAATGGAGGAGTGA
- the aspS gene encoding aspartate--tRNA ligase: MLRSHTCGELRKEHIGTEVTLCGWVESKRDHGGAVFIDLRDRYGLTQVVVGPPEAGADLIAEAGRVSTESVVLIRGKVSDRLEGKTNAKLATGDIEVRGEHFEVLNPCVTPPFTPSQSDLPGEDLRLKYRFLDLRRPSMLRTMVLRSKIVKTMRDYFAEHDFIDVETPILGRSTPEGARDYLVPSRVHAGKFYALPQSPQLYKQILMVAGFDRYIQVAKCFRDEDLRADRQPEFTQLDLEMSFVDDEDIIALIDGLVARTAEEVLGKKVTLPLPRMTWDEAMRRFGHDAPDLRFGMEIVDCTSVAAKTEFRVFRGTADAGNFVRGINVKDSATKFSRRQIDDLTEYVKNDFGAKGLAWFRVEDDGTLWSPISKNLEAEHLDEFKALMAGEPGDLLMFLADTWEVTCKGLAGLRKRLANELNLIDPEVLNCSWVTEFPMFEKDEETGRWNAMHHPFTAPLKSDLPLLDESPEKCRAQAYDLVINGSEAGGGTIRIHDAATQSKVFDLLGIDEATAEDRFGFLLNALRFGAPPHGGIALGVDRWVMLLAGLDNIREVIAFPKTQKAADMMTEAPGNVDTEQLAELHLRTAKVVK; the protein is encoded by the coding sequence GTGCTACGCTCTCACACCTGCGGCGAACTCCGCAAAGAACACATCGGAACTGAAGTGACCCTTTGCGGTTGGGTTGAAAGCAAGCGAGATCACGGAGGGGCCGTCTTCATCGATCTCCGCGATCGCTACGGTTTGACGCAGGTCGTGGTCGGGCCACCCGAAGCCGGAGCCGACTTGATCGCCGAAGCAGGACGAGTGTCAACGGAGTCGGTCGTGCTGATCCGCGGTAAAGTCTCCGATCGGCTAGAGGGCAAAACGAATGCCAAGTTAGCCACCGGTGACATCGAAGTTCGCGGCGAGCATTTCGAAGTCTTGAACCCGTGCGTTACGCCGCCGTTCACGCCCAGCCAATCGGACCTGCCAGGCGAAGATTTGCGTCTGAAGTATCGTTTTCTTGATCTTCGCCGCCCCTCGATGCTGCGAACGATGGTGCTGAGAAGCAAGATCGTCAAAACGATGCGGGACTATTTCGCCGAGCATGATTTCATCGACGTCGAAACCCCGATCCTCGGTCGTAGCACGCCCGAAGGCGCTCGTGATTACTTGGTGCCAAGCCGAGTGCACGCTGGCAAGTTTTACGCGTTGCCTCAATCGCCGCAGCTTTACAAACAGATTTTGATGGTCGCCGGTTTCGATCGCTACATCCAAGTCGCCAAGTGTTTTCGTGATGAAGACTTGCGAGCCGATCGTCAACCAGAATTTACACAGCTTGACCTCGAAATGTCCTTCGTCGACGACGAAGACATCATCGCTTTGATCGACGGCTTGGTGGCACGAACAGCCGAAGAAGTCCTGGGCAAAAAAGTAACGCTGCCGCTACCTCGGATGACTTGGGACGAAGCGATGCGTCGCTTCGGCCACGACGCACCCGACCTGCGTTTCGGCATGGAGATCGTCGATTGCACGTCGGTCGCCGCCAAGACAGAATTTCGTGTCTTCCGTGGCACCGCTGACGCCGGTAATTTTGTTCGCGGTATCAACGTGAAAGACTCGGCAACCAAGTTCTCTCGCCGGCAAATTGATGATTTGACCGAGTACGTTAAGAACGATTTTGGTGCCAAGGGATTGGCTTGGTTCCGCGTCGAAGACGACGGAACGCTTTGGAGCCCGATCAGCAAGAACCTGGAAGCCGAACACTTGGACGAGTTCAAAGCTTTGATGGCCGGCGAGCCAGGTGATTTGTTGATGTTCTTGGCAGATACCTGGGAAGTCACCTGTAAGGGTTTAGCGGGGCTGCGCAAGCGATTGGCGAACGAGCTGAATCTGATCGATCCCGAAGTGCTCAATTGCAGTTGGGTGACGGAGTTTCCGATGTTCGAAAAGGACGAGGAAACCGGTCGCTGGAACGCGATGCACCACCCGTTCACGGCACCACTGAAGAGCGACTTGCCGTTGCTTGATGAGTCGCCCGAAAAATGCCGCGCACAAGCGTATGACTTGGTCATCAACGGCAGCGAAGCTGGCGGGGGCACGATTCGTATCCACGACGCTGCGACTCAGTCGAAGGTTTTCGATTTGCTCGGTATTGACGAAGCGACTGCCGAAGACCGATTTGGTTTCTTGCTAAACGCACTTCGCTTTGGTGCGCCGCCGCACGGCGGAATCGCTCTGGGTGTGGACCGCTGGGTCATGTTGTTGGCTGGGCTCGATAATATTCGTGAAGTCATCGCGTTTCCGAAAACACAGAAAGCTGCTGACATGATGACCGAGGCTCCTGGCAACGTTGACACCGAGCAGCTAGCCGAGCTTCACCTGCGAACGGCCAAGGTCGTCAAATAG